A DNA window from Arachis hypogaea cultivar Tifrunner chromosome 18, arahy.Tifrunner.gnm2.J5K5, whole genome shotgun sequence contains the following coding sequences:
- the LOC112772630 gene encoding transcription factor bHLH52-like, which produces MALSTYLNGDALQSSIISEIFTTKFQELTTPEELTLDHFYHQHSQEGLFSNNFFFDPYFDFNNGFFHPEILSSHQLGHSCTSSHDPFISPKPNNLFQIEYSNVNTLLSCPKRQKYFHKDEELQLSSPFKEYASPSLFDGFILNSSSLLPSEEAALAEELLLPAPVTTPSSDFMVPNVVRNGFCVGINNESQKKDSKRTISAQSIAARERRRNITEKTQELGKLVPGSSKMNTAEMLHAASKYVKYLQTQIGMLQLMNTLQKEDEVVPPSEDLCALITSPFVQEKLYSEELCFVPKDFVTTLTNQRDVRSKPTIFKDLKELIETNNVQKKA; this is translated from the exons TTCACCACAAAATTTCAAGAACTAACCACACCAGAAGAACTTACACTTGACCATTTTTACCACCAACACAGCCAAGAAGGCTTGTTTTCTAATAACTTTTTCTTTGACCCTTATTTTGACTTTAACAATGGATTTTTCCATCCTGAAATTTTGTCTTCTCATCAACTTGGTCATAGTTGCACTTCTTCTCATGACCCTTTTATCTCACCCAAACCCAATAATCTCTTTCAGATTGAATACTCTAATGTCAACACCCTTCTTTCATGTCCGAAACGCCAAAAGTActttcataaggatgaagaactcCAACTCTCTTCTCCATTTAAGGAGTATGCATCGCCCAGTCTATTTGATGGGTTTATACTGAATTCATCTTCTTTATTACCATCTGAAGAAGCAGCACTAGCAGAAGAACTACTATTACCTGCACCAGTGACAACACCGTCGTCAGACTTCATGGTTCCTAATGTTGTACGTAATGGTTTTTGTGTGGGAATTAATAATGAGAGTCAGAAGAAGGACAGTAAGAGAACTATCTCTGCACAGAGTATAGCGGCaagggagagaagaagaaataTCACAGAAAAGACACAAGAGCTTGGAAAGTTGGTTCCTGGTAGCTCAAAGATGAACACAGCTGAGATGCTCCATGCAGCTTCTAAATATGTGAAGTATCTTCAAACTCAAATTGGTATGCTTCAACTTATGAACACGCTCCAG AAAGAAGATGAGGTTGTTCCTCCAAGTGAAGATCTATGTGCTCTTATTACTTCTCCCTTTGTTCAAGAGAAGCTTTATTCTGAGGAACTATGCTTTGTCCCTAAAGACTTTGTTACAACTTTGACAAATCAGCGTGATGTTCGATCAAAGCCTACCATCTTTAAGGATCTTAAAGAGTTGATTGAAACAAATAATGTGCAGAAAAAAGCATAG